From the genome of Mucilaginibacter paludis DSM 18603:
GTCGTTTTTATATTCAAATATCAAAGCGGCATCAGCTGGTATATTGCCCATTACCTTGCCCGATTGCTGGCCCGGTGGGTTTAGGTTTTTAAAATACATAACCGATAGCATTACCGCTATAATCAGTAACACAATCGTCATTATAATATTTCTCATTACAGTATTTTTTTCAAATTTAGATTTTTAGCACCGGGCAGTTAAATTTCTTTTCAACTTGTTAACTTAGCGGTCTAAATTTCTCCATGAACAAACAAATTATCTTAACAGCTTCGTTCTTCGGAATGCTCGCCGTTATTACAGGTGCCTTTGGCGCACACGCTTTAAAAGCTGTGTTAAGCGAGCAGCACCTCGAAACCTGGCATACCGCCGTACAATATCAGTTTTACCACACATTTGCCCTGTTGTTTTTATCATCGCTCACAAGGTTTAAAAATAATATCGTTTTAACAACTTATTACCTGTTTACTTTCGGCATTATTTTATTCTCGGGTTCGCTTTACCTGCTGTCCTGTCGCGATTTATTAGGTTGGAGCTGGCTGCCTGTAGTTGGGCCGGTAACACCCATAGGTGGTTTGCTATTTATAGCCGGATGGGTTACCTTAGCAATTGCAGGTTATAGAAATAAATAATGCTTGATTTTGCCCAGCCGCTACATAACGAAAGAGAAACGCTTTTTGTTGAAGTGATATTGCCTTTGGCTATTGCTAAAAACTATACGTACAGGGTACCTTTTGAGTTAAATGATAGCGTTGCCATTGGTAAGCGCGTTGTGGTGCAGTTTGGTAAAAGTAAATTGTACACCGCTATTATCAGCTCGATAGGGAACCAGGCGCCCGAAAAATACGAAGCCAAATACATCATCGATATTATGGATGATGCCCCTGTAGTAAACGCCCGGCAGTTATTGTTTTGGAAATGGCTGGCCGATTACTACCTGTGCCATGTAGGCGAGGTGATGAATGCCGCACTACCCGCCGCCCTAAAATTGGCCAGCGAAACTAAAATTGTACTCAACAAAGAGTTTGAGTACAATAAAGCCGACCTGAACGATAAAGAATACCTGATTATCGACGCGCTCGAAATTCAACCCGAGCTCTCCGTTAGCGATATTGTGAAGCTGCTGGGCCAAAAAACGGTGATGCCGCTGTTGCGCGCCCTGTTCGAAAAAAACATCATCCACATATCCGAAGAAGTAAGCGATAAATATAAACCCCGCAGGCGCACCTTCATTACGCTGAATCCGGTTTATAGCAATCCTGAAAGTTTAAAAGAGCTATTTACCATACTGGAGCGTGCGCCCAAACAACTGGATGCCCTCTTGGCCTGCATCCAACTATCGCGCAAGCAAAAACTAATTACCAAAGCCGAGTTAACCGAGGCCAGCGGCGCAGGGGCAGCAGCAATAAAAGCCCTGATAGATAAGGAAGTTTTTATTGCCGATGAGCGGACGGTTAGCCGCCTGATGGGCGAAGAACATGAGCTGGACGAAAATTTTGTGCTAAGCGATAACCAACGTGCGGCGCTTAAAAATATTAACACGCAATTTGCTGATAAGGATGTAGTGTTGCTACACGGGGTTACCTCATCGGGCAAAACGCAGATCTACATCCGGCTGATTGAGCAGATGCTGGCCAGCGGCAGGCAAACGCTTTATTTATTGCCCGAAATTGCCTTAACCACCCATATTGTTGAGCGCCTGCGCCGCCATTTTGGTAACCATATTGGCGTTTATCATTCTAAATTTAACGATAACGAGCGGGTTGAAGTTTGGCAGAAGGTATTGAAGGGCGATTACCAGATTATACTGGGAGCGCGTTCATCGGTGTTTTTGCCTTTTGACGATCTGGGGCTGATTATTGTTGACGAGGAGCACGAAAGCTCATACAAACAATATGATCCGGCGCCGCGCTACAATGCCCGCGATGCCTCAATTTACTTAGGGGCACTGCACAGTGGCAAGGTGCTGTTAGGATCGGCCACGCCTTCGTTCGAATCTTACTACAATGCCAAAACCGAAAAGTATGGCCTTGCCGAAATGCCCGAGCGCTTTGGCGGGGTGGAGCTGCCCGAAATACAGGTGGTAAGCATTACCGAAGAAACCAAGCGCAAAACCATGCAGTCGCATTTTAGCAGTGTGCTGATGCGGGATATAGAGGAGGCCCTGGCCAAAAAAGAGCAGGTGATTTTGTTTCAAAACCGCCGTGGCTACGCGCCTGTTATTATTTGTAAAACCTGCGCCTACAGCCCCAAATGTATTAACTGCGATGTTACCCTAACTTACCATAAAAGCAGCGGCAAATTGCATTGCCATTACTGCGGCTACCGCGAAGATTCGCCTTCGATATGCCCGGCCTGCGGTTCGGCCCATTTGGAGCACAAGGGTTTTGGTACCGAAAAGGTGGAGGATGAGCTAACCATTTTACTGCCCGATGCCCGCATTGCGCGGATGGATTTGGATACCACACGATCAAAAATGGCCTTCCAGAATATTCTGAATGATATTGAGGAGAAGAAAATAGATATTTTAGTAGGCACCCAAATGGTAGCCAAAGGCCTGGATTTTCCGGATATTACGGTAATTGGCATCATCAGTGCAGATAGTTTGCTCAAATACCCCGACTACCGCGCCAACGAGCGCAGCTTCCAGCTGCTGGCCCAGGTAAGCGGTCGCGCCGGTCGCCGTGGCAAGCAGGGTAAAGTGGTTATCCAAACTTACGACCCAACGCACCGGGTGATAGCCCAGGTGATCAGCAATGATTACCTCGACCTGTATAATACCGAAATTGTAGAGCGTAAAGCCTTTAAGTATCCGCCTTTTTACCGCATCATCAACCTGGATATTAAGCATAAAGACCCGGAAAAACTCTACCACCAGGCCGAATACCTGGCTATCGAGCTCCGCAAGCATTTTGGCGACAGGGTAATAGGCCCCGAGTTTCCGCTGATTAACCGCATCCGCAATTATTACATCAAATCTATTATGCTGAAGTTTGAGAAGGATACGGTATCGATAGCTAAAGTAAAAGTAATTTTACAGGATGTGCTGCTACAGTTCCAAACTACTAATTTAAGTAAAGGCTGTATTGTGCAGCCGGATGTGGATCCATATTGAGTTTTAAAATTTGGGTTTTATTGGATTTGATCGGGTATCGTACATGTTTAGCAAGATAATTTCGGTATCGGTAACCCGGTAGAATAGGATATTATGTTTGATGATCAGAAAGCCACGGATCTTTCTGTCGTAATTTTCAATTGTGCCTATTTCAGGATTGTCGGCTAATAATTCTATAACTTTGTAAGTGCGAATGACGAAGCTTTTGGTGACTTTTTCATTCCATTCGTTTTCAAGATAGTTGATAACGCAGTTGAAGCTATGGTTTGCTCTTTTCGTCCATACTATTATTTTAGCCATTTTTCGTGCTGCTTTTTTACAAGCTCATGGCTCAACAAATGCGCTGTATCAAAACTTTCGTCATAAGCCAATAATAAGTCCTGTTGCTCAGCGTCATTTAGCCTGCTCCAAAGCTCGCCGGATTGATTGGCTACCAGGCGTTGAATGAGCTTATAGTAAGCCTCCAACAATTGCTCATCGTTTATGCCATCAATCAGCTGATGGAAATCATTTTTAATATTCATACCTGTTTGCTTACATACTAAGGTAGTGTTTTTGAACGAATAATTTACAACAGCAGCCTTGTAAAATGATACCCACAGCAGCTAAAGGTCTCGGTAAATTTGATGAGGAAATGTTACCTTGGCTATACAAATCATCCTTATCTATGAAACCTGTTGCTATCCTTATTACGTTATTATTAGCTGCCTGCAACGCTAACCAAAAACCTGTAACCGTTGCTAAAACAATCGCCAGGAAAGAAATTATGTTCCCTTTCGGGGATACAACTTTTCATTGGAAACAGATTGAAAAACAAAATGATACCTTAAAGGAGCGCTTTATGAAGGTAGCCGCCAAGTTGTTGCAAAATGAATATTCGTACTACAACCAAAACGAGCCATCTACACCAAGCTTATCGGATTTTAAACAAGCATTACACGTAGTTGATTTTAATGGCGATGGCCAGGATGACCTGGTATTTGATGGCGATAGCGGTGGCGAACCCAAAGTAATTGCTTTTATATTGAACACAATAGCTGGCTTTAAAATTGTTTTTAAAGACATGCAGTATGTTAAACGGTTTGATTTTGATGATAAGCACCGTATCGAGAGTGTGTATTTGCAAGATCCAGGATGTTGCGACGCTCACATGACATTTAATAAAATTTACCACATTGAATATCGGCTTGCTAAGCCAGTATTTAAGCGGATTTATTTTACAGGGCATCATCAGGATACCTATTTCCCGAAAACTTATTTTAGCGAGCCATTTAGGTTTGAAGTATTAAACAACCATTATAAAATTCGGACGAAGCCGATGATTGACGATACCTGTACTACTTTTATCAGCGGCGATCCTTTAAAAGGAGATGCCATAGGCGAGTTACGTAAAGGTACGCGTGGCCGGGCCATAGCTTCACAAGCCGATAAAACAGGGCGGCTTTGGTGGCTGGTTGAGTTGGATTTAAAAAGTAAAATAAAAACGTCTGTATTTTATGACGATGAGGATATGGGTATTTCAAGTAAGGTTGGCTGGATAAGCAGCCGTTACGCTAAGAAGATCTGATAGATCCCCCTAACATCGTTACCTTATTTTTTGATTATCCGGAAAGGTATTTTATATATTTACCTCGCCAATAACTATACTGCTTTATGAAGAAATCAATAATATCATCGGCGCTGATCATCGCTGTCGCGTTTTCCATCAGTTTCAAAGCATCCGCGCAAGCGAAAACCGAAGTTAAAGAAGTTAATGCCGAACAATGGTTTGCCTCACACCAATATCTCGGCGGGTTAAAGCTGCTGCCTCATCCTTCTACCAACGCCATTGAGTTTGCTAAGCAGTATAAATTAAACAAGGCCGTTTGGGATAAGGCCTTTGCCTACCTTAAAAATACCGATCTGGATAAACTGCCGGTTGGCAAATACCCTATTGATGGCGATAATTGTTTTGCCTCAGTTACCGATAACCCAACCAAACCTTATGAGCAAACGGCTTGGGAGTCACATCGCAAATACATCGATCTGCAATATGTTATCCAGGGTGCCGAAAAGATGGCGGTAATACCCGTAAGCGAAGCCAAAGTGACAGCACCGTACCTCGAAGCGAAAGATGTTGCGCATTATGATGCCGAGGGCAAAGTTTACGAAGCCCGGCCAGGCAGCTTCTTTTTGTTTTTTCCTCCGGATGCCCACCGGCCCAATATCAAAGTGGATGGTATTGAGCATGATAAGAAGATTGTGCTGAAGATTAAAGTGGTTGAGTAGAATATGTGAAGATTTGCTTGTTACTTATAGCCTGAATTTTGTAGATGACTCTTGATTTGTATAGATGCTGTTGAAATCCTGATTGATGGTAATGGTTTTATAAGCATTACCATCTAAACGGCCATTTCATCAATTTAACTTTTTAATAATTGTATCCTTAACCTTTACAGGCATATCGTTTT
Proteins encoded in this window:
- a CDS encoding DUF423 domain-containing protein, with product MNKQIILTASFFGMLAVITGAFGAHALKAVLSEQHLETWHTAVQYQFYHTFALLFLSSLTRFKNNIVLTTYYLFTFGIILFSGSLYLLSCRDLLGWSWLPVVGPVTPIGGLLFIAGWVTLAIAGYRNK
- the priA gene encoding replication restart helicase PriA; this translates as MLDFAQPLHNERETLFVEVILPLAIAKNYTYRVPFELNDSVAIGKRVVVQFGKSKLYTAIISSIGNQAPEKYEAKYIIDIMDDAPVVNARQLLFWKWLADYYLCHVGEVMNAALPAALKLASETKIVLNKEFEYNKADLNDKEYLIIDALEIQPELSVSDIVKLLGQKTVMPLLRALFEKNIIHISEEVSDKYKPRRRTFITLNPVYSNPESLKELFTILERAPKQLDALLACIQLSRKQKLITKAELTEASGAGAAAIKALIDKEVFIADERTVSRLMGEEHELDENFVLSDNQRAALKNINTQFADKDVVLLHGVTSSGKTQIYIRLIEQMLASGRQTLYLLPEIALTTHIVERLRRHFGNHIGVYHSKFNDNERVEVWQKVLKGDYQIILGARSSVFLPFDDLGLIIVDEEHESSYKQYDPAPRYNARDASIYLGALHSGKVLLGSATPSFESYYNAKTEKYGLAEMPERFGGVELPEIQVVSITEETKRKTMQSHFSSVLMRDIEEALAKKEQVILFQNRRGYAPVIICKTCAYSPKCINCDVTLTYHKSSGKLHCHYCGYREDSPSICPACGSAHLEHKGFGTEKVEDELTILLPDARIARMDLDTTRSKMAFQNILNDIEEKKIDILVGTQMVAKGLDFPDITVIGIISADSLLKYPDYRANERSFQLLAQVSGRAGRRGKQGKVVIQTYDPTHRVIAQVISNDYLDLYNTEIVERKAFKYPPFYRIINLDIKHKDPEKLYHQAEYLAIELRKHFGDRVIGPEFPLINRIRNYYIKSIMLKFEKDTVSIAKVKVILQDVLLQFQTTNLSKGCIVQPDVDPY
- a CDS encoding type II toxin-antitoxin system RelE/ParE family toxin, coding for MAKIIVWTKRANHSFNCVINYLENEWNEKVTKSFVIRTYKVIELLADNPEIGTIENYDRKIRGFLIIKHNILFYRVTDTEIILLNMYDTRSNPIKPKF
- a CDS encoding YhcH/YjgK/YiaL family protein translates to MKKSIISSALIIAVAFSISFKASAQAKTEVKEVNAEQWFASHQYLGGLKLLPHPSTNAIEFAKQYKLNKAVWDKAFAYLKNTDLDKLPVGKYPIDGDNCFASVTDNPTKPYEQTAWESHRKYIDLQYVIQGAEKMAVIPVSEAKVTAPYLEAKDVAHYDAEGKVYEARPGSFFLFFPPDAHRPNIKVDGIEHDKKIVLKIKVVE